The genomic interval ATCCTGGCCAGATTAAGCAAAGGTGTCTTTGTATTGGTTTATTTCAGGTAAAGACCAAGTAGCTGTAGGCCTGGCACCCATTGATTTTAAGAGAGCACACTGTCTATTTACCCCCTTGCAATTGGGAACTGTAAAGAGAAAAGGTAAGTGGTGATTTAAGTAAGACAGGTCAAATAATCagtgaagaaaaattataataactaATTTTACAATTACCATTTCTAatcatttacaaaaataaaaaaatacggtTATAAAATGTGTATTGGATCACATGCTGGTGCATGCAGACAATAGTGCATGTTACTGGTTTTGAAGAGAAgactttgaataattttaaaggctCTTACATTATTGCCATCATTTTTGCTGTAAATACTAGAATACTCAGAGAAGTGGGATTGCATTAATGAAGGTGCTTTTGCAAGtgttctcttttaattttttctctcctttttttattaggtCAAATTTAAAGCAGTTACTTGAGAACCTCAATAATCAGAAAGATGTCATCAAAAAACATGGAATATGAGTTGATGGTAAAAAGTACAACATTTCTTTCACAGGTAATTTTTAATAAGAGAGATAGAAAGTTAAGAGGAAAAGTAAACTGCAAAATGACAAAGTTTGGAATTAAGTAGGCAAAGCAgctaaattttctgtttaattgAACATTCAGAGTTACtcattgaaaaaaggaaaagaagacattCCACACAGAGCCTATTATTACTTCACTGTTCGGTAACTTTGAGTCATTGTTTAATTAAATTAAGTTAAATCATGTGGAGAAGGGAGTTTTCCTgagacacaatttttttattttgtgttaagTCTCATGTGTTATGAACATCAAAGTATATTCTGTAATTGTTTccttaaatttcctttttctgcagTGACTCTTGATTACAAGGCCTTGCTGCTTCTtctctacaaaaaaaatgatgaagatTTCCTTCTTGGTGGGAAAGGATATGGTGTGGAATTTTGGGTATTTTGTGATGCAATCAGGGTAATTATTTctcgtgatattttccttgcttttaaTTATTTCATCAATTTATGATCAGATCAGTTTTCTGAAAGTAGAATGGCGTCCAGTCAAATTTGAGGTAGTACATGGCTGTAgagaaaaacagccattgatGACTTTATTTTGTAGAATTGAATGTTTATATCTGTTGTTAAAGTGCATGAAATTAcctaagaaattaattttaattaaatatttattttcattgaggCCTGTACATGCCATGGAGTTGATGCAGATTAAACCTGTCTAGATTGTTTAAGGTCAAAAGCCAACATTGGAAGGTGAGATACCTGATAAAATTTATTGGTATCATACAGACAAGTTTCATGTGTGGCAATCTAACCCAACCAACTCTCTTTACTTTCTCTCTATACAGGTGTTCAGGCCTTCGAGATGACCTTAATTTCCTATTGGAGGAAGAATTAAGCAGCATTAATCTTTGTTCTCTGCATTGTGAGATGAGAAATTGTGAACAGCTTTTGGGTTCATTGGGGTTGTTTGCCTATCGCATTGGAAGCCTTGATAAATTAAATGAGGATTTGAACAATTATGGTCCTGAAAATTTCCGTGGGTTTCCACGAGTAACTATCAAGGAACAAAAAGGCCAGCAAACAGAAATAATGAGATGAGACAAAACATTCAAGTAGCATCTTTTTCAGGTATgccatttgtttgttttcgataaaatttattgtgccatatttgtttatcattcaCCTTAGGccagttattatttttttattagcaTTCCCAATGCTATTTATTAGGAATTAGCTAATTCAGTACTTATGAAACATACGGAAGAGCTGTATTAATTCTCAGTAACAGCATGAGACTCATTTGAACAACCAGTTTGTTTTAGAGACAAGGTATATTCTTTTCTGGTAATTTCCATTTACCTGACAAATACCATGTAGTTTTGTGGCTCTTTATGCTAACCACACTGCTAGTGTGTGTCATAACATTTACATTCCTCCAAACTCACAGATGAATATTCtacaaatgattattcttcagGGTCTACTGAAAGAACAGTTCTACAGAATTTTGAAGACATAGTAGAAAGATCACTGCCCCTGGAGAAAGTGACCCAGTATTATATGGAAAGTCCTGGAGCTGCAAGAAATGTTAATCTTAGCTATGTTGCTTTCTTTGAAGAGCACATAATGGTATGCATTTCACCTTTTGAACCCCAGCCTCAGCATTTATCGTTTATTGGAATATATGATTGTTTGATTGAATCCAGGGAGAATCTGTCAAAATTAAATATGCCttgaaaataagataaagcTTAGTTTCAAAAACCTTGTAATAAAGAATTGCTAGCAATgataattgttaaatttttgctAATTGAGAAATGCAACACTTTGATTTACAGTTTGTGAGTGACCTGTTTGACAGGGGAACTTACACACGTGATCATGGctctaaaaaaggaaacagtttaCCTTGATGAGACAAAAGGTAAAGGCTGCTGAGGTCAATATGCttaataacttaattttggtACATCACATTTACTGCAGATAGCTATTAATGATTACACTGTCACACAGTGAACTACAATTTTTATCCaagtttttctctaaaattggGCTGTGACACATGGAGGTCCTGTGAATCTAAGTATACAATTTCCATCCACTTAAGTGAACTGTTTTGTCTTTATattgtttcttctttgttgtttgtCTGCATTGGTGTTCGTAGTGGTATTcacatgaaataatttttcaaattaagtaAATCTTGTGTCCATTCTCCAACAGAGCTTAAAGCCTTTTTGCTTAAACTTGAAGagtggtggaaaaaaaaaacaaaatgaggTGGAAACAGCATTCCTTAAGCTAGAGGAAATGTCAAATGCTGAAGAGCCAggcaagaaaaaacaaaaaagagggAGAAAAATTCAGCCAGGGTTTCAACTGTCATCTTAAGTTCTTTTGCCAAATATGCAGCTGAACTTCAAATTGAGATGTTTTCAAAGGTAAGTTGAGAAAATTGTCTATGTTTAAAATCCCACATCAGTAAATGTTATTTAAAGGTTTGCCTGATGCAGTAAGTCACTTTGCAGGTAATTTCTATCAATTAATCAGGGCTGAATTGAAGACTGATGATTGCCTTAAACCATTTATACTAGGTTTGCTGTGATTGGAGAGAAATTGCTCTCACAATGCGTGAGAGAGTCTTTGAAGACCATGAAGAACAACAGATTGACATTTATGATGTgaacgtgatttttttttcttgcattaAGACTTACTGccttttcaatgtttcaaatATGGATTTAAGAACTTAAATTGTCTGAAATGAGGATACCcagaaataatttaaatttacttttataCATTAGCTTTACTATTATATGCTCTAGGTTTTGGATTAAAACTGCCATCACCAGCAAGTTGATAATTATTAATTACACACTCAGGAAAACTGCTAGCCCCCAATTAATGTACTTAATCTCTCTTTGGTTAGACTTAGTTATGCCACTCTTATCTTCTTGGTCTTTTCATTTAAGTGCAAGGAGTGGGGATTTTTGCTGAATAAGCTGTTTAGTTCCCATCTCGGCACTGGTGATTATGGACACCTAGTTGTCGATCACAGTGCTATGCTTCTTCGGCACTTCTGCTCTTTCTATAAGTACTCAGGGCAAGGATTTGAGTCCTCCCACAAGCTACACCTTTGACCATACGAACTAAAATGAGCTGGTTTCTGAGCTTCATCCTGCACCATATTTCCTTAGGATTAAAAGATATCGAAAACATcagaataataaaaatgaattttaaaatattaagaATATTACTGCGCGCGCGAAAGTTAACGGGACTTTAGAGAAACGCCCCCCCTGGCGTGACTTACTGGCGTAAATAGGCCAGAATTTAGTCATGATATCTCAAAATACACCTGTCAGCGCTCAAGTCAGATTTCTTGGCCCACATAGCGCTTCAGCTTCCTACCTTGATAGTCATGATGTTCGACCTCTTCGTTTCTCTTCTTATCCTAAAGATCTCGCTCACATTATATCTTCACACAGTTCAAGGAAACGGTAAGTTAAATAATTCCACTGTTGATACCTAAAAAGCTTTAAGGTTTTCCTAACTACACGAAGTGAGGCCTTTTTTATTTATCCATAAGCATCATTCTTCGTATAAAGGGAGAATTTGACTTAGTAAAAGCAAACTGTGCTCTCTCTTCAGGTCGAATTAAAAATTAGAGTGTGCTAGTTTCTGCGCTTTACCCTCGAGGATTTCGTCTTGTACagatgttttcttctttagcagttttttttcttcgttggaaaataaatttacttaaaattatTGCAATAATTTGTTTCGTTCAGTTTTGattaactttcatttttactttAGCCATGAAATctcattttggtttttttttctttgatttgtgaGAGTTATAAAATTTCCCAAGCTGAACTTCATGTAAAActgtttaattaaagaaaaccttaaaaaaaacaacagtgtAATTATGATATTGAAGTTTGAAAGGCTCACAGTGAGACAAGTGAAAACAGTTTCCGACTAATGTGAACTTCTCcgtttaattgctttttttcaattaattatttatgaaaTGATGTCGCCAGTTCTATAGAAATGGGAAAAGTAACTATATATGCAGCtcaagaagaaatattttagttcaaattagaaaaaaacaatggagATATTCTTCAGTGTTTACTAAAAAGCTTCCGACCCTAAACCGCAGCCCGGAAGCAGAGGCAAGACCATGGAAATATAGAAAGGTGTCATTTGCTTGAGTGtgtaaaaaatgagaaaagggGAAAGCTACCGAATTCCATGAAGATCCGAACTCGGTCGTACCTGTCCAGATTTCGCTTTAGAGTCcatgttttaaactttttggCGAGTTAGCCCTTTCAGGCTCACGTTTGTCAAGTGCTGTGCTCACTTTACTACGTTCAGCGATGTTGAAAGAGGCTTGCGCtcaaacaaacagagaaagagGGTAAATTGTAATTTCAGATCTGTCGACGAATAGCCAATTAAATTGTCACTATACAAAGTATGCTTCCTACACTGTTGAGCATGAAATTTCtcagatttaatttttttgtatgtgtgtGTATCATGTGGATAGTCCTCGATCGTCGGTGGCCCTTCTTCTTACATCGCCAGTCTACTCGTGACGCAACGGTGTCTTTCCTATTCATTTGCAGATGTCTGCAGACAAGCTCGGTACCAACTTCCCCTCATCAATAAATCCCTTATTGGTCACGTGATCATCAGCGTGCTTGTAAATGACAATGACGAGTGCCAGCTTCGATGTTACATAGAACCTAAGTGCCTCTCTTATAATGTGGGACCTCACATGGCTTATGGACACGAATGTGAGCTCAGTGATTCAGATCACGTGCAACAGCCTCAGGATTTGGTCCTCATGCCAGGTTACACGTACATAGGGACTATGGTACAGAGTAGTCGCTGTAGACTCTCTATTTTTAACCTCTTTGATATCTGTCACGTCACCAGGTGTTTCGCCTTTTCGCTGACCCATCCTCTGTGGCTGGGAGAGAACCATTATCAATTTAGGGCGTCTCTTCCACTTCTCATCATTAATTAGAGACTAATACCCTATTAACACCAAAGCttgaacatgttttaaagttgttttgttaaacacgctttaattttttttcttagtggAAACAACTTAACCTAATCTTTTTCTACTTAAAATatagcacattggaaatgcaagttagtaagtacttgaatcctatagaaaaataagtttttccagttctctcttcatgattttcattcaataaaaaatcagtttaaccaaacatgttttgctggtgtgaatagGGTATAAGCTTACTACCAACTTAACTTACTACTTTCTACTTTGCTTTGAAATCGTATCGATTTTAATCACTGCCCTATGATCTGTAAAATTTTACGCTAGAACCATAAAACTGTCGGATTCGATCACCTTGGGATATTTGGcgcgagagagagagagggagagaaagTAGGAGAGAGATGGCACAGAATAAAACTATTGTCATTGGGTGAAACTCTATCCAGCCACATGAACAACTCTCAATGATTGCACCCTCtatatacattttttgtttacttaataACCACGAGAGTTGGTACAGTATTAGCTGTCCCAAATAACCGTTTGGCTTGGAAAAAACGGGGAAGCCATACTAAAAGGGAACCTCCAAAGGTAGAATAATATGAAAATGGCTTGCATTATGAAGATCGTTTCAAAAATTGCTGTTTTGTACTTCGCTGCCAAACCTTACGTGCCAAGAAATAGAAGAATCGCTCACTGTCctaaaaaagtggaaaatattTGTGTTCACATGAATAGGACCTTCTTTCATTCATGATCCAACATATATTGAGCTTTAAAACCAGGTTGTTCTGTAAACTCTTAATACGCTTTGAGGACCTACAAGCACTTCTTCAGAGATTATGAGTGGCAGAGCAGCGCATCGAGGCGAGGACGCGCCCATCAAGGCTTTGTTACCCGCCCAAGTTATTAAAATGGCATGTGCGTAGTTTAAATGAATATGTTACATataaaaaataagatattcttTACAGAATGGTTGCTCGTTCAGTCCATGTCTAAACAACGCCACCTGCCTTTCGTTGACACCAACAACTTTCCAGTGCGAATGTAGCGAGGGATTTACCGGGTTAAACTGCGAAACGGGTAAGTAGGCCTGGGTGTAGTTTAAGGGCGTCTTGGGATGAAAACGAAAAGAGATTATATTAATATCGCTGCTTACTTTGATACTATGTCTTTAGGAAAGAGTTGCCGGGATATTAAAACTGCATCACCGCACGCTCCAAATGGTATGTACCGCATAAATCCTGATGGCGGGCACAGCTCTATATGGGTCTATTGTGATATGACGTCATTTGGGGGCGGATGGACGATGTGTTACTCAACCAATAACAGCGTTAATCCTAAAAAGGAAGTGACATACAACGAACGTCGGCTATATGGAACAAATGGCTACATAACTAACTGTAATCATATTCAGGTGAGATAAAATCTTTGATAAAGTTAGTcgtcaataaaaaaatgaaagaaaaactcaaACCTAATATCTTGAATTAGCCTAAACTGATTGACATAAATTTTATTCTTCGAACAATAAGGGCCTGGTCACCGGTTATTATTCATCATCCGGAGAGGATTATGGTTGTGTACCCAATAAAATGTAccataaaatattttcttttgttagcTTACGTTTACTGCTTACATTTAATGTTAAGTTGGGCATGCTACATTATTAACAAGACTGTTGACCCTCAAATAACTCATGAAACTTAATTTCAAGTTCACTTATCTATCGTCGGGTTTCCCAGCATGAATTGCATGTCATTTTACAATTTATTAAGAAAGCACATGGAACATTTTccctaaaaaattattttgcagtTTCGTGAAATTCTTTTTGTTGACGAACTCAAGGGTGACCAGGCCTTCTTTACATATCAGTTTGGCTCCAGTCTCGTACCAGCGGGAAATtaccaaaaacaatttccagGGTTTTGGAGAGCAGGAGGTGTGGCAGACGCAAGATATAATCATGAGCTTCTCATCTGCAATACAAACTTCTACTCTGGATTCATCGTGACAGGCCACTTTTACTACTGCAGGAAACGCTGTACGTCAGCGACTACTTCAAGAGCATTTACTGGTGTGGCCTTTAATGTCAATGGCCACCGGCCTCTTAACAGCAGCCTGATCAGTGTTGGGCTGAGATAAATGAAATTGCCAAGCAGACTCACTTTCATAAACAACGAGGCAACTATACCATGTAAACTATTCAACCTACTCCTAATGCGAGGAACTGAGTGGTCTTCCAACGGCCTAGTGCTTAACCcatttccccccctccccttctcAAATTCCAGAGAAAAAGCCCTCTCTACAAAGAGCACCTCAAAGGCTAACTCGTCCCCAGTCATCTCCCTTATAAATATCGTTCCATTTTAATCACATTAGTGTATGTCTCCCGAGACCACGCCACTGCGTGTGAAATGTAAGATattatttaggatgagtcagcTTTAAAAGCCGTTGAAAGGCTAACCTCTAACCAGACacatttttaaagataaagcGGGCGGGCCtattttctctttcaattttgaTCGATGTAGCATCAGGCGTTTAATTCAACTACCTAAAACTGACGAATGATCGCTGCAATCATCTGATGATTAGAaccaaaactgaaaatttaGAAACTGtgttgtagaaaaaaaagctatttcaatcagtttttaTCATCGCTAGTTCACAGTTCAAGAATTGGACCACGTTTTAGGCGCGACTCGATGCGACCGAAAactattttgacattttgttgaaaaaaaccGGAGATATTTTCGTTCTTAGGCTGCATTATAGGTCCGTCGAGAGAGCGAAATTCATAGTAGAAGCCCAAAAACTGTAAGTAAAAGGGAATATTCAGTGTCTGAAAGCTTAGAGTACTCAGTGGTATAGATTATTTCTGTAAATGACTCAGACATACTCGGAAAAATTGAATTCTGAGTGCTTCCCATAGGAGTCGGAACTACGACCTTCCAACTGGTACTCTGGATCGATGCTCAACGAGTGACCAATATATCAGTGGCAACCTAGGCCGTTTAACAGCTGGGTACACAGTGACAAAattcctgcatactgctaagatAGGATTTTCGATACGTGATGCTTTTACGGAATGATGGTGTAAATAAGAAAGtggtaataattattataaatttttagCCTAGATTGTTTCAGTTGACCAAACCAGTTCTCTCAGATAGGCACGTTTGCACAGTGAATAAGTTACGCTTCTCTAGTCTTATTCAGAGAATGCATGATCGAGGGGCATGCGTGGCAACAATATTGCTTAGGAGACAACCTGCggatttttcttaatttccaaAGCAACTTGAATCGATTTCAACTTAAACTGGAAAACACGAAGGCTCCATTTGACACGAAAATATCCTTGTGTATTTGTTCTAAGACGAAATTTGCTTAGAGAAGGGAAATTGTAATATAGCACGATCGATAAATGACGCTTATTAGTTGTACTGATAATCCAAATGAAATGTGTCTATGAAATGTAGCCATAAAAAGCCTTAAAACGTAAATCGACCTATTATTGCATGGTTGTTATAATGAGTTATTATCCGACTGCGCTAAGTAGAGTAAAAATATCacactgtaaaaaaaacctgtttaaccggtCGGCTGCGCGTGTTACGCTTCACTATCTGCTACGCTTTCGCCGCCTTAGGAGAAATAAGTGcaaaataaagcagttgtatAGTAAATAACTTATCACACGTTTTCTTGAGTAGTATTGCTAAGTATTTTCACTTGTATTTTGTACTTTGACTCGCCttacgggctcgtcaaaatgCGGCACAACTCTTAAAAATACTTAGCTACACTAACGTCtgataagatacatgaaaaaatgactcagttctgattgattAAGATAAATGAAGTTTACAGGTAATTCAATGCataagagggttaattcagtgcaaagaggtaacaaaccagactgaatttgaacttttttgcgccttaaagatgtgaaaatatcattgtatattattgttttaatcgtacgcggttgttttgac from Pocillopora verrucosa isolate sample1 chromosome 14, ASM3666991v2, whole genome shotgun sequence carries:
- the LOC131784276 gene encoding uncharacterized protein, yielding MYRINPDGGHSSIWVYCDMTSFGGGWTMCYSTNNSVNPKKEVTYNERRLYGTNGYITNCNHIQFREILFVDELKGDQAFFTYQFGSSLVPAGNYQKQFPGFWRAGGVADARYNHELLICNTNFYSGFIVTGHFYYCRKRCTSATTSRAFTGVAFNVNGHRPLNSSLISVGLR